The DNA window CGACGCATGAGGCCCGTGCCGGGACGCAGCACCACGAGGCTCTCGACCCTGTGGCCGATCCACTCGCGGCGGGTGCCGGCGTCCATGGAGATGGCGCCGCCGAGCGTGCCGGGGATGCCGCAGGCGAACTCGAGGCCCGACAGCGACGCCTTGGCCGCGGCCGAGACCACGCGGGACAGCGGCACGGCGGCGCCGGCGCAGATGGTCGCCGTCTCTGCGGAGGCCTCCACACGGGAGAAGTCGCGGCCGAGCACGATGACGCAGCCGTCGAAGCCCTCGTCGGCCACGAGCAGGTTCGACCCCTTGCCCACGACGACCCAGTCGACGTCCTGGGCGGTGAGGACCTCGATGACGCGCTGCAGCGCCGATATCGTATGGCACACGGCAAGCATGGCGGCGGGCCCGCCGATGCGGTAGCTCGTGCGATGGCTCATGCGCTCGTCTCGGGTGATGTCGGCGTCGACGGCG is part of the Parolsenella massiliensis genome and encodes:
- the murB gene encoding UDP-N-acetylmuramate dehydrogenase codes for the protein MSLYNAYLALSGAVDADITRDERMSHRTSYRIGGPAAMLAVCHTISALQRVIEVLTAQDVDWVVVGKGSNLLVADEGFDGCVIVLGRDFSRVEASAETATICAGAAVPLSRVVSAAAKASLSGLEFACGIPGTLGGAISMDAGTRREWIGHRVESLVVLRPGTGLMRRLGSEVEWGYRWCGLGPSDIVLEATLSLEHGERSAIDAQMEALFSRRRSTQPMGKPSCGSVFRNPAGPKGAARLVEDCGLKGYSVGGAQVSEVHANFIVNNGSATAADVLAVMRTMHDRVREATGVDLQPEVKFLGTAS